Proteins from one Rosa chinensis cultivar Old Blush chromosome 7, RchiOBHm-V2, whole genome shotgun sequence genomic window:
- the LOC112177613 gene encoding uncharacterized protein LOC112177613, translating to MEVIAAIQDMASAIRENRNDNHQEGNGERVMRIQGEFRKARPPIFKGTLDPMIAEEWLRQMKRTLNNQKVPEDLKVIISCTYLEGAAYHWWESVLATPNTEITTWDAFEVIFLEKYFPDTVKQAKAKEFMFLSKGEMTIAEYQGRFEELMRFAPGIIPNEVTKAKKFEEGLNPEIREKVSILKLLKYSEVVD from the coding sequence ATGGAAGTCATAGCTGCTATTCAAGATATGGCAAGTGCAATAAGGGAAAATCGCAATGATAATCATCAAGAAGGTAATGGAGAACGAGTTATGAGAATACAAGGTGAATTTCGTAAGGCCCGACCTCCTATATTCAAGGGTACCTTAGATCCCATGATAGCTGAAGAATGGTTGAGACAAATGAAGAGGACTCTGAATAATCAAAAAGTGCCGGAAGATTTGAAAGTAATTATCTCATGTACGTACTTGGAAGGTGCAGCTTATCACTGGTGGGAATCAGTTCTTGCTACTCCAAACACTGAAATTACAACCTGGGATGCATTTGAAGttatttttcttgagaaataTTTCCCAGACACAGTAAAGCAAGCCAAGGCAAAAGAGTTTATGTTTCTATCTAAAGGGGAAATGACAATAGCTGAATACCAAGGTAGATTTGAGGAACTTATGCGGTTTGCTCCAGGTATTATTCCCAATGAGGTTACTAAAGCAAAGAAATTTGAGGAAGGACTTAATCCTGAGATTAGGGAGAAAGTATCGATTCTAAAGTTATTGAAATATTCTGAAGTGGTGGACTGA